The following proteins are co-located in the bacterium genome:
- a CDS encoding NADH-quinone oxidoreductase subunit N, whose amino-acid sequence MDLRLITPELLLGLLGLGLLVIELFTGPEAKRLVGWIGVAGLAVALVPSFALLGVAPRLVFGGTYAIDAFAAFFKIVAEASGLLVLLAAMAFFRDRRQPHEGEVYVLTVFMVLGLVAMAAAADLILLFLAIEFVSLVSYVLAGSLKGDRKSSEAGVKYFFFGAAASAIMLYGFSYLYGAGGSTNLYRLAPRIAEMPAPFVVVAAVLILAGLGFKTSLVPFHQWTPDVYEGAPTPITAFLSVGSKAAAFAALLRVFYVALPPGAWVPILAALAAVTMSVGNLLALSQQNIKRMLAYSSIAHAGYMMIGVVALVASPTAVGSGVAAVLYYLLAYVFTNVGAFAVVIAAERALGSDAIADYAGFARRAPLSGLAMVVFMLSLSGVPPTALFWGKLSLFGAALQSGFGWLAVVGILNSAASLYYYLGVLRVMYAPAPADASAAPEGGLARAVLGVTAAATLLLGVFPEPFIRLVQRASMLLRV is encoded by the coding sequence GTGGATCTTCGGCTGATCACCCCGGAGCTGCTGCTCGGGCTGCTCGGGCTCGGACTGCTCGTCATCGAGCTGTTCACCGGCCCCGAGGCCAAGCGACTCGTCGGGTGGATTGGCGTCGCGGGCCTCGCCGTCGCCCTGGTGCCGTCCTTCGCGCTGCTCGGCGTCGCGCCGCGCCTCGTCTTCGGCGGCACGTACGCGATCGACGCGTTCGCGGCGTTCTTCAAGATCGTCGCCGAGGCGAGCGGGCTGCTCGTGCTGCTCGCGGCGATGGCGTTCTTCCGGGACCGGCGCCAGCCGCACGAGGGCGAAGTGTACGTGCTCACGGTCTTCATGGTGCTGGGGCTCGTGGCGATGGCCGCGGCCGCCGATCTGATCCTGCTGTTTCTCGCGATCGAGTTCGTGTCGCTCGTCTCCTACGTGCTCGCGGGTTCGCTGAAGGGCGACCGCAAGAGCAGCGAGGCGGGGGTGAAGTACTTCTTCTTCGGCGCGGCGGCGTCGGCGATCATGCTGTACGGCTTCTCGTACTTGTACGGGGCGGGCGGCAGCACGAACCTGTACCGGCTCGCCCCCCGGATCGCCGAGATGCCCGCGCCGTTCGTCGTCGTCGCCGCGGTGCTGATCCTGGCGGGGCTCGGCTTCAAAACATCGCTCGTGCCCTTCCACCAGTGGACACCGGACGTCTATGAGGGCGCGCCGACGCCGATCACCGCGTTTCTGTCGGTCGGCAGCAAGGCCGCCGCGTTCGCCGCGCTGCTGCGGGTGTTCTACGTCGCCCTGCCCCCCGGAGCGTGGGTCCCGATCCTCGCGGCGCTCGCCGCGGTGACGATGAGCGTGGGCAACCTGCTCGCGCTGTCCCAGCAGAACATCAAGCGCATGCTCGCGTACAGCTCGATCGCGCACGCCGGCTACATGATGATCGGCGTCGTCGCGCTGGTCGCGTCACCGACGGCCGTCGGGTCCGGCGTCGCGGCGGTGCTGTACTACCTGTTGGCGTACGTGTTCACGAACGTCGGCGCGTTCGCCGTCGTGATCGCGGCCGAACGCGCGCTCGGCTCGGACGCGATCGCCGACTACGCTGGGTTCGCCCGGCGCGCGCCGCTGTCGGGGCTCGCCATGGTCGTGTTCATGCTGTCGCTCTCAGGCGTGCCGCCGACCGCGTTGTTCTGGGGGAAACTCAGCCTGTTCGGCGCCGCCCTGCAGAGCGGGTTCGGCTGGCTTGCCGTCGTCGGCATCCTGAACAGCGCCGCGTCGCTCTACTACTACCTGGGTGTGCTGCGGGTAATGTACGCGCCCGCACCGGCCGATGCGTCCGCGGCCCCCGAGGGCGGACTGGCGCGCGCGGTGCTCGG